tacataattattcagaccctttgctatgagattcgaaattgagctcaggtgcatcctgtttccattgatcatccttgagatgtttctactactagattggagtccacctctggtaaattcaattgattgggcatgatttggaaagccacgcacctgtctatataaggtcccaaagttaacagtgcaagtcagagcaaaacccaagccatgaggtcgaatgaattgtctgtagagctccgagacaggtttgggtcgaggcacagatctggggaaggttaccaaaacatttctgcagcattgaaggtccccaagaacacagtcttaaatagaagtttggaaccaccaatacttttCCTagggctggccgcccggccaaactgagcaatcaggggagaagggcattggtcagaaTCCAATGGTCTATCTGACATAGCTCCcttagttcctctgtggagatgggagaaccttccagaaggacaaccatccctgcagcactccaccaatcaggccttcatgcttgagtggccagacagaagccactcctcagtaaaaggcacatgacagctcgcttggagtttgccagaaggcacctaaaggactctcagaccatgagaaacaagattctctggtctaatgaaaccaagattgaactctttggcctgaatgccaagcatcacgtctggaggaaacctggcaccgctcatcacctagCCAAGATGATCcttacggtaaagcatggtggtggcagcatcatgctgtggggatgttttcagtttcagggactgggagactagacagGATCAAGGAAAAtaattaacggagcaaagtacagagagatatttgatgaaaaccttctccagagcgctcaggacctccgactggggcgaaAGTCATCTTCCAACAgccctaaccacacagccaagacaacgcaagagtggctttgggacaagtctctgaatgtctttgagtgacccagccagagcccgtacttgaacctgcccgaacatctctggagagacttgaaaatagctgtgcagcgatgctccccatccaacctgacagagcttgagaggatctgcagagaagaatgggagaaactccccaaatacaggtgtgccaaacttgtagcgtcatacctaagactcgatgctgtaatcactgccaaaggtgcttcaacaaagtacagagtaaagggtctgaatagttatgtaaatgtgatatttccctaTGTTTTTATTTATACCTTTTCATATAtttataaaaaacagtttttgctttgtcattatggggtattgtgtttagattgaaaAAAACAatctaatccattttagaataaggctgtaacgtaacaaaatgtggatgaagtgaaggggtctgaattccttccgaatgcactgtatctcctCTCGTTTGCTCCATCTGCAAGCTAGCTAAACTAAGCTAATCAGAAAACGAGGTGTAATTtcaatcccacttctgacaccaatgtggAGTTTACGGGTTTCCCGATTTTATAACGTTAGCTAATAGCTTGAAAAACAAACGGACCAAGAGGGAAATATGGTTAATACCATCAGGCGTTTTAATGTTACTCTGCACAGGGTAACGGGGAGCGGCACAAAACAACAAAGATAAGTCACAGTCCAGCAGGGCGTATCTCCCCAGGGAGATAaacaccagagagggagagaaaattgGGATATTACCAAGACAACCCTAAAAACAATGAACGTGACAGGTTTTACCAGGTTTCGGCAGGGTCTTCCTACCTTACACCCTGAGGGtcttcttcttctatgatatCATGGCGGTCCACAAACAATCGTTTAACTGCAAAATTCTCTAATTCCAtgagaaaaaaaatatacatCTAAAAGAAATCGCTACTAACTTCTACAACAACCTGAGTTGTATTGATAACCTTACCAATAAAAGCTATGAAGTCAACTTTATTCATTATTAAAGTGTCCTTTGACACAGCACAAACATGAGCGCAAAATGTCTGAACAGGCCTCCAAACCAGGCCAGGACCAGCAGAAGCACCAAGCTcaacagtaggtccacttactaaaGGAGcaaccatggaagctccatcattCCACACTGTAGTTCCACCAATCTGTTTTACAGCCTCTGCATATGATACACTAATTATATATCTCTGAACCTCTCTAGCCTTTgcacctggcatccaccaaatgctGAACTATGTCCTCCCCCCACAATTCTCCCCCCACAAAAACACTTAACCTTCACATTGCTCCCACATTCACCGTAATCATGTTCCCCTCCACGCTTGGCACATATTTTTCTTCCTTTACATTGAACAGCTACATGTCCCATTCTTTGGCATTTAAAACACTGCAATGGGGATGGGACACAATCTCTGACATTGAAACTAAGGAATCCTCTCTGTACTTTTCCAGGCATAACCTTCTCAAACCCCAGCAGCACTGATAGGCTTTCACTTCTTTGACCTTCTTTCCTACTGATCAACCTTTCGGCCTCAACCACTCTTCCTCCCTTCACATTTTCTCTAATATCGCCTTCTTTCCCAACCGCGAATGGGCATTCTTATCATTAACACTGGTTTCTTGCATCACACTCCGGCCCTGAGGGACGCTACAATATACTTCTCAAACACAGCCAAACGAAAGCTGAACAGAGCTGGATTCTCAGGTGGGCGTGGCTTGAGCCTTGCTAAGTGAAGGCAGACTGTCCCCCAGCTAAAGGTTTGTACTCTAGAACAGGCACATGTTCCCCACCCTGtgattatggagacacctgtctGAACATCTCCACCACCTAGGCCTATCGTACAGTTTACCTTAATGTGTTTGCGTAATCATAATACTAGAGAGGACTCTCAAAGGTCAATACAGGCGTGTGGTTCCAAGTTTAAACCGTGAGCTATTTAGATTAAATAATTATAGTTCAGTAACACTGAGAAGGTGTGAAGAGTTTGAGGTGTAACTGTTAGTGTTGTTGGTGTGGGAGGCTTAGCTTGAGGATTCATATTACTTTGGCATCTTGTGAAATGTTGTCCACCCCGATTCCAAATTTACTATCAAATCTTATACTGCACATTCCTTATACTGTACTGAAAGAATACATTACAATGTATTTTCTTAGCTCTATCGTTTTCTATTGTTATACTGAAGATCCTCTGTTTTAGAGTGTTATTCTGATCCTCCTGCTGCAGATCGTTCTGTTTTCCTGGAAATGAGTCATTTTGTGTCAGTCTCGCCGATAATGGAGTAATACTCTGTTAACAGTGACTAGTGTTATTGGGTCatgctgacctgtgtgtgtgtgtgtgatgtttgtgCATACATGCATGCGTTGGAAGtacatatatacatatgtgtGTGGTTGCCCACCTGTCTGCGAGAGTCCATGTATGTATTTATGTTGCAGGTGGATTATGCCAAAGTGCTACACTACGTGGGTGCAGGGGTGGATTTTCCCACCAGTATACTGTTTGTATGTCCGCAGTCAGCCCTGACCTACCGGCTGGCCAAGACCCATGGGGAGTACAACGTGGGCCACCTGCGACTCGGGATGAGCCTGCTAGCCTTCATCACCCTGGTTCTCAGTATCTTTTATGATGGTTGACACTGTGAGAGAGCGACATGGAGAAAGAATGTACAGTAGTTGTGTTACATGGCCCCCTGCTGGATAAATACATGTTTTGCATACATGCTGTCGAGATGAGTAGCAGCATTagtatttaatttttatttaatcaggtaagttgactgagaacacattctcattacaGCAGCGACCTTGGGAATAGTTacaggtgagaggaggggggaatgaatgagccaattggaagcttgGGATGATTAGGTAACCATGATTGTATGAGGGCCAAATTGGGAATTTAGCCgggacacccctactcttacagtaagtgccatgggatctttagcgACCACAGATAGTcgggacacccgtttaacgtcccatccgaaagatggcaccctacacagggcaatgtccccaatcactgccctgggattTGGAAAAATCTATAGTTTTTtttaccagaggaaagagtgcctcctactggccctcctacaccacttccagcagcatctagtCTCCACGACCAAccatgcttagcttcagaggcaagccagcattGGGATGCAGAGTGGTATGTTCTGTCAACGACCAAGTGTGTGTCCACATAGGTTAAGGTGTTCTCCTTAACCCTCTGTCCCTCCCAGGCGGTGTCTTCTTCATCCAGGAGAGCTTTGCCCTGCAGCACGCCTCTGCCATCTTTGAGTGGCTCTTCTGCATCATCATCATGCTCTTCTTTGGGACCTTTGCTTTTGAGTTTGGGGACATGTCCAGGGACACCCTGATGGTGCTGGCCAGAGGAGGGGGTGTCCAGGGCTTTTTTAGCAGTGACCACAAGGCTGAGAAGGCAGGAGGGCCCAACCACCACTATCAACCAGATGGCATAGCCATGCTGTAGGCCTATCAAAGCGAGGCTACGTGGTCATAGACCAAACACAAACAGGGTGGAAGTGGGAAGATTGGATGCCTGACCGATCATAGTCCACCAGAAGGCATGAAGACGACGGACCCTGCAAACGGACCTGCTAGGTATTGCAGATAGCTAAAACACCCAAAGCTTTTCTAACCAATGACCAAAGACTAATATCATGTTTTTGCCATATTTGTACTGCGTTACAGCAGACAGTACAGGGTGAATTGCACAACATGTGATGTTACTAGTGCCTTTTGgaacacaggcagacacacacaccttccgtGTCCTTTCCTTTCATCATTATGTAATCACCATTGATTACGAGAACTTGTTGGCTTGCCTTGTGTCAGATCCGATGTCTTGAGTACCTGGAAAGTTATCATGACTAAAGAGAATGTGGCTGGATCAGTATGGGTATGTTTGGCCATTCATTGAACTCTGCATTGTTTCTACTCAGGAAAATTTGTTACATCACCAACTGTTGCTCAATGCCTTTTAACTGGGCCTTAAAGGGAAAAGCATTCTTAAAGTCAAACAATAGTGGTATTGTTATTTTCTGTGCTGAGAGATATTTGACTTACTTCAGAGGCTTAATTGTTGTATTGTATGAAAGGCAAATAGACTGACCAAAGGATTTTTGTCCTGGTGCAGTGTCCCTTCATTTTGTGAGGGGTTATGCGAAAAGTTTTACTTGGTGTAACACATAGTATTAacacggacatattcaatcaatccttat
This genomic interval from Salvelinus fontinalis isolate EN_2023a chromosome 30, ASM2944872v1, whole genome shotgun sequence contains the following:
- the LOC129828533 gene encoding transmembrane protein 150A-like — its product is MSAYTEKQTRKGSLLRVLRCSQYILNCVAENLLTMLPIYMSKCGTVPPESCFFSLICSTGCFMVMLIGLLRYAHVIEKHQNCVLNTTSLSTGWICAAGLIVVGNFQVDYAKVLHYVGAGVDFPTSILFVCPQSALTYRLAKTHGEYNVGHLRLGMSLLAFITLVLSGVFFIQESFALQHASAIFEWLFCIIIMLFFGTFAFEFGDMSRDTLMVLARGGGVQGFFSSDHKAEKAGGPNHHYQPDGIAML